One Candidatus Schekmanbacteria bacterium RIFCSPLOWO2_02_FULL_38_14 DNA segment encodes these proteins:
- a CDS encoding glycine dehydrogenase (aminomethyl-transferring): MYDKLIFEVSSEGREGYSLPELDVPVVQPERVVPDRLVRREDTNLPEVSEPEIVRHFVNLSKKNYSIDEGFYPLGSCTMKYNPKINEEAASSSGFSNLHPNTPEKFCQGALKLMYELEGMLCEIGGVSRVTLQPAAGAHGELCGTLIIRAYFLDRNEKKDEVIIPDSAHGTNPASAALAGMKVRTVKSNSKGEVDLDDLSKIVSDKTAALILTNPNTLGIFESQILKISEIIHSKGGLLYLDGANLNAFLGLARPGDMGFDLVHFNLHKSFSTPHGCGGPGAGPLGVKEHLKYFLPLPTVEKKNDSYYFNWEGKKSIGRIHGFYGNFGVLVRAYAYIKTMGPSGLKEVGRTSILNANYLMKKLKEYYDLPFDRPCMHEFVLSARRQKKKGVKALDIAKRIMDYGFHPPTIYFPLIVDEALMIEVTETEDIDTLDRFASALISIAGEVEENPDIVKRAPESLNISRLDEVMAVKKLDIRYKKI; encoded by the coding sequence ATGTATGATAAGCTGATTTTTGAGGTGAGTTCTGAAGGGAGGGAGGGATACAGCCTTCCTGAGCTTGATGTTCCGGTTGTTCAGCCTGAAAGAGTTGTTCCTGACAGGCTTGTGAGAAGAGAGGATACCAATCTTCCCGAGGTCAGCGAGCCTGAAATTGTAAGGCATTTTGTCAACCTTTCCAAAAAAAATTACTCGATTGATGAGGGTTTTTATCCCCTTGGTTCCTGCACAATGAAATACAATCCAAAGATTAATGAGGAAGCCGCTTCTTCTTCAGGGTTTTCCAATCTCCATCCAAATACTCCTGAAAAATTCTGTCAGGGTGCGCTGAAACTGATGTATGAGCTTGAGGGGATGCTCTGTGAAATCGGAGGGGTTTCAAGGGTAACGCTTCAGCCGGCAGCAGGTGCCCATGGCGAGCTTTGCGGGACACTAATTATCAGGGCTTATTTTCTTGACAGGAATGAAAAAAAGGATGAGGTGATAATTCCTGATTCAGCACACGGAACAAACCCTGCAAGCGCTGCTCTTGCCGGAATGAAGGTAAGAACCGTGAAGTCAAACTCAAAAGGCGAGGTTGACCTGGATGACCTTTCAAAAATTGTAAGCGACAAAACTGCTGCCCTGATACTGACAAATCCTAACACCCTTGGAATTTTTGAGAGCCAGATACTTAAAATATCAGAAATTATTCACAGCAAGGGAGGATTGCTTTATCTTGACGGTGCAAACCTTAATGCTTTTCTCGGGCTGGCAAGGCCCGGAGACATGGGGTTTGACCTTGTACATTTTAATCTGCACAAGTCATTTTCAACACCGCACGGATGCGGAGGACCCGGGGCAGGTCCTCTTGGAGTAAAGGAGCATTTAAAATATTTTCTCCCGCTTCCAACAGTTGAAAAAAAGAATGACAGTTATTATTTTAACTGGGAGGGAAAGAAATCCATAGGGAGGATTCACGGCTTTTACGGGAACTTTGGAGTGCTTGTAAGAGCCTATGCTTATATAAAAACAATGGGACCGTCAGGTTTAAAAGAAGTAGGGAGAACATCAATTTTAAATGCCAATTATCTGATGAAAAAACTGAAGGAGTATTATGACCTTCCATTTGACAGGCCCTGTATGCACGAATTTGTGCTTTCAGCAAGAAGACAGAAAAAGAAAGGGGTAAAGGCTCTTGATATAGCAAAAAGAATAATGGATTACGGCTTTCATCCTCCGACAATTTATTTTCCTTTAATTGTTGATGAGGCGCTGATGATAGAGGTTACTGAGACTGAGGATATTGATACCCTTGACAGGTTTGCAAGCGCTTTAATAAGCATTGCAGGAGAGGTTGAAGAGAACCCTGACATTGTCAAGAGAGCGCCGGAAAGCCTTAATATCTCAAGGCTTGATGAGGTTATGGCTGTAAAGAAACTTGATATAAGGTACAAAAAGATATAG
- a CDS encoding glycine dehydrogenase (aminomethyl-transferring): MRYIPTTEKEKQNILRFLGISCFEELIDCIPPEIRLKGELKVPGPLSEIELLRDIDKLAKKNAGSNDYSVFLGGGSYDHFVPAIIQSIISRSEFLTAYTPYQAEISQGTLQTIYEYQSLICQLTGMNIANASMYDGASALAEAVLMASRITGNDKVLVSSTVNSAYRQVISTYCSGVGVSVETVPSADGCTDTDRLKKRLSEKICCAVFQYPNFFGIIEDIEKISETVKNSGALLVFCIDPIAMGILKSPAEFGADIIVGEGQSIGNRMSFGGPYLGFFSCKKDYIRQLPGRIVGATVDKNGKRGFTLTLQTREQHIRREKATSNICTNQALTALSSAIYLITMGKKGLRDVASQCLSKAHYAMERICRLDGFELLYRKPFFKEFTIKSKKDSSSVLDEIAGKKLLAGPDLSSCSEDLKNSFLVAVTEKRTKEEIDNLAEGLKNV; this comes from the coding sequence GTGAGGTATATCCCTACCACTGAAAAGGAAAAGCAGAACATACTAAGATTTTTAGGGATATCCTGCTTTGAAGAGCTGATTGACTGCATTCCCCCTGAAATCCGGTTAAAGGGAGAACTGAAAGTTCCCGGTCCATTGAGTGAAATTGAGCTTTTGCGGGATATAGACAAGTTGGCTAAAAAAAATGCAGGCAGTAATGATTACTCTGTTTTTCTTGGAGGCGGTTCTTATGACCATTTTGTTCCTGCAATAATCCAGAGCATTATTTCAAGGTCAGAGTTTTTAACAGCATATACACCGTATCAGGCAGAGATAAGCCAGGGAACACTCCAGACAATCTACGAATACCAGTCGCTCATATGCCAGCTTACGGGAATGAACATAGCCAATGCCTCAATGTATGACGGAGCTTCTGCGCTTGCCGAGGCAGTGCTCATGGCTAGCCGCATAACCGGAAATGATAAAGTCCTTGTTTCATCAACTGTGAATTCTGCTTACAGGCAGGTTATTTCAACTTACTGCAGCGGAGTCGGAGTGTCAGTTGAAACAGTTCCATCAGCAGATGGATGTACTGATACTGACAGGTTAAAAAAGAGGCTGTCTGAAAAAATATGCTGTGCAGTTTTCCAGTATCCAAATTTTTTTGGCATCATTGAAGATATTGAGAAAATTTCAGAGACAGTAAAAAACAGTGGTGCTTTGCTGGTTTTCTGCATTGACCCGATTGCAATGGGGATATTGAAATCTCCTGCTGAATTTGGCGCAGACATAATAGTCGGTGAAGGGCAGAGTATCGGGAACAGGATGAGCTTCGGAGGTCCATATCTTGGATTTTTTTCCTGTAAAAAGGATTATATAAGACAGCTTCCGGGAAGAATAGTTGGCGCAACTGTTGATAAAAACGGGAAAAGGGGTTTTACTCTGACCCTCCAGACAAGGGAGCAGCATATCAGAAGGGAAAAGGCTACCTCTAATATCTGCACAAACCAGGCGCTGACTGCTCTTTCATCAGCAATATATCTGATAACAATGGGAAAGAAAGGGCTCAGGGATGTTGCATCCCAGTGCCTTTCAAAAGCGCATTATGCAATGGAAAGAATTTGCAGGCTTGACGGTTTTGAGCTTCTTTACAGGAAACCATTTTTTAAGGAGTTTACAATCAAGTCAAAAAAAGATTCCTCATCTGTTCTTGATGAAATAGCTGGGAAAAAGTTGCTTGCCGGACCGGATTTGAGTTCTTGTTCGGAGGATTTGAAAAACAGTTTTTTGGTAGCTGTGACTGAAAAGAGAACAAAAGAGGAGATTGATAACCTTGCGGAAGGATTAAAAAATGTATGA
- a CDS encoding glycine cleavage system protein H translates to MSFPNDLKYTKEHEWVRVDGNNATVGITDYAQKELGDIVFVDLPQVNSEVEQNSTFGVVESVKAVSDLYSPISGKVVKVNGELNDAPEHVNKDPYGKGWMIVVEMKDKGELGGLFDASKYQAYVEEEEKSK, encoded by the coding sequence ATGAGTTTTCCAAATGACTTAAAGTATACAAAAGAGCACGAATGGGTAAGGGTTGATGGTAATAATGCCACTGTCGGAATTACTGATTACGCTCAGAAAGAGCTCGGAGATATAGTTTTTGTTGATTTACCTCAAGTAAATTCAGAAGTGGAGCAGAATTCTACATTTGGTGTGGTTGAATCAGTGAAGGCTGTTTCCGACCTGTATTCGCCAATAAGCGGAAAAGTTGTTAAAGTCAATGGCGAGCTGAATGATGCACCTGAACACGTCAACAAGGACCCTTACGGAAAGGGATGGATGATTGTAGTTGAGATGAAGGACAAGGGAGAGCTCGGCGGCTTGTTTGATGCTTCCAAGTATCAGGCTTATGTTGAGGAAGAGGAGAAAAGCAAGTGA
- a CDS encoding glycine cleavage system protein T encodes MQPINQLKRTPIYNIHLRLGAKMVDFSGWEMPIQYEGIKSEHFCVRNSAGLFDVSHMGRIDFKGADALANVQYLTTNNASNMKDGKVIYSLMCNENGGIIDDVTVYRINSSHYFFCVNASNTSKDYEWIRKNIRGNAGLVNLNGEVSIIALQGPKAQKILQNLVNVNLEEIKPFWFRAGLMDSAEILISRTGYTGEDGFELYIRREHSADIWERISEKGKEYGLKPAGLGARDTLRTEMKYTLYGNEIDENVSPLEACLERYVDFNKGDFIGRDSLLKEKENGIKRRLVGFEMTEHSIPRHGFDIYRNGKLIGKVTSGMLSWHLNRGIGIGLVLSEYSETGSKFEVKIREKFYKARVIETPFYKRSL; translated from the coding sequence ATGCAGCCAATCAACCAACTTAAAAGAACTCCCATCTATAACATCCATCTGAGGCTTGGCGCAAAGATGGTGGATTTTTCAGGATGGGAGATGCCAATTCAGTATGAAGGGATAAAATCCGAGCATTTCTGCGTGAGAAACAGTGCCGGGCTTTTTGATGTAAGCCATATGGGAAGAATTGATTTTAAGGGTGCTGACGCTCTGGCAAATGTTCAATATCTCACAACAAACAATGCTTCAAATATGAAGGATGGAAAGGTCATCTACTCGCTGATGTGCAATGAGAATGGCGGTATTATAGATGATGTGACAGTGTACCGTATAAACTCATCGCACTATTTTTTCTGTGTTAATGCTTCAAATACAAGCAAGGATTATGAATGGATAAGAAAGAATATCAGGGGGAATGCAGGGCTTGTAAATTTGAACGGGGAGGTTTCAATAATAGCATTGCAGGGACCAAAAGCTCAAAAAATACTTCAGAATCTTGTAAATGTAAATCTTGAAGAAATAAAACCGTTCTGGTTCAGAGCGGGATTGATGGATAGCGCTGAGATTCTGATTTCAAGGACAGGTTATACAGGAGAAGATGGGTTTGAGTTATATATCAGGAGAGAGCACTCTGCTGATATATGGGAAAGGATTTCAGAAAAAGGAAAAGAGTATGGCTTAAAACCTGCAGGGCTTGGCGCAAGGGATACGCTGAGGACTGAGATGAAATATACGCTTTACGGAAATGAGATAGATGAGAATGTTTCTCCCCTTGAAGCCTGTCTTGAGAGATATGTGGATTTTAACAAGGGAGATTTCATTGGAAGGGATAGTCTTTTAAAAGAGAAAGAAAATGGAATTAAAAGAAGGCTTGTTGGTTTTGAAATGACTGAGCATTCAATCCCAAGACACGGTTTTGATATTTACAGGAATGGAAAACTGATAGGAAAGGTTACAAGCGGAATGCTTTCGTGGCATCTTAACAGGGGGATAGGAATCGGGCTTGTTTTGAGCGAATATTCAGAAACCGGTTCGAAGTTTGAGGTGAAGATAAGAGAGAAGTTTTATAAAGCAAGGGTTATAGAGACACCGTTCTACAAAAGAAGCTTATAG
- a CDS encoding preprotein translocase subunit SecG → MFSFLIIVHVLMCFVLILIVLLQTGKGADMGAAFGGASQTLFGSAGPTSFLARITTAAAVIFMITSLTLAWWSSARKAASLLPNVKGERVADKGKASGQETPSRQQGIPSQTK, encoded by the coding sequence ATGTTTTCGTTTTTAATTATTGTTCACGTGCTGATGTGCTTTGTTTTAATTCTTATAGTTCTTCTTCAGACCGGAAAGGGCGCTGATATGGGAGCAGCCTTTGGGGGCGCAAGCCAGACACTTTTTGGTTCTGCAGGTCCGACAAGTTTTCTTGCCAGGATAACAACAGCAGCTGCAGTTATATTCATGATTACATCATTAACTCTTGCCTGGTGGTCATCTGCCAGAAAAGCTGCATCATTGCTTCCCAATGTGAAAGGGGAGAGAGTTGCTGACAAGGGTAAAGCATCAGGACAGGAAACGCCTTCCAGACAGCAGGGAATTCCATCCCAAACAAAATAA
- a CDS encoding triose-phosphate isomerase: MRRTIIAGNWKMNNSVKESVSLAREIAASVDDVKGREIVIAPPFTSLYPVSKEIEGSKVKLSAQNLFWKENGAYTGEISASMLKDAGCEYVIIGHSERRQFFGEIDESVNQKIKTAMKYNLNPIVCAGETLEEREKGKTFEVIRRQVEKEFAGLSASEIKNIVIAYEPVWAIGTGKTATPKQANEVHLFIRNLIKEFFNREISDNLSILYGGSVKPDNIKGLMEQGEIDGALVGGASLKGIDFLKLVKY, from the coding sequence ATGCGCAGAACAATCATAGCAGGCAACTGGAAGATGAATAACTCTGTAAAGGAGTCTGTCTCTCTTGCAAGGGAAATAGCGGCTTCTGTTGATGATGTGAAGGGAAGAGAGATTGTAATAGCGCCTCCTTTTACATCCCTATATCCTGTTTCAAAGGAGATTGAAGGCTCAAAGGTTAAACTTTCTGCTCAGAATTTATTCTGGAAAGAAAATGGCGCTTACACTGGAGAGATCTCAGCGTCAATGCTCAAAGACGCGGGATGTGAATATGTAATAATAGGTCATTCAGAGAGAAGGCAGTTTTTTGGAGAGATTGACGAGTCTGTTAATCAGAAGATAAAAACCGCTATGAAATACAATCTCAATCCTATAGTGTGTGCAGGAGAAACCCTTGAGGAGAGAGAGAAAGGAAAAACTTTTGAGGTGATAAGGAGACAGGTTGAAAAAGAATTTGCCGGATTAAGCGCTTCAGAGATTAAGAATATTGTAATAGCATATGAGCCGGTGTGGGCTATTGGAACAGGCAAGACTGCAACTCCTAAGCAGGCAAATGAGGTTCATCTTTTTATCAGGAATTTAATAAAGGAATTTTTTAACAGGGAAATTTCTGATAATCTGTCTATTCTCTATGGAGGAAGTGTAAAGCCTGATAATATTAAGGGATTGATGGAGCAGGGCGAGATTGACGGTGCCCTTGTTGGCGGAGCAAGCCTCAAGGGAATTGATTTTTTAAAGCTTGTTAAGTATTAA